TTCTGCAGCGGTCTTTTCAAATGTGGCATTTTCATCATCCCGGACATAGACCGTGGTGGCAAGTTTCGGGGGGATATGGCCCAGTGCTTTCACCACTGCTGCAACAGCAAGCATCTGGGTGCCGCCCGCATAGACGAGTGTGCCCGGATATGTTGCAGCGATACCGGCGCAGACTGCCATCATCGGGTCACCCGCCGCCCGGACAACGGCAATCGGTTCTGTGATATTTTCGGTTTCAATTCGGCTGGTCACTGCGGCACAGATCTCCTCTTTTACCGATGTCGGGTGCGCCACATGGCTGGAGCTGACATTTGCAGTATATCCGAGTGCCCGTAGGACGCAGAGGGCGGTGGTGGTGCCGCCGGGCACACTCTCCCCTAACAGCAGGAAGTCCGAGTGTTCGCCAAGGAAGGTGCCGAGGGTCTTTCCCCTGAGATAGAGTGCCTCAGCGTCAGGAACGGCATCGCCCTCGCGTGGATCTCCGCCACATGCGCCATACACATCAATAGCGGGATAGGTAGGTGGAAAGGCGAGGCCCGCGTTCACCACGAAGGGTTGGAGGCCGCAGAGTTCGGCCATGGCACGGGTCAGGGTGGCGGGCGTGGCGCATCCGGTTGGGCTGACCGGCACTACCGGGGCACTGGTAATTTTTCCGTTGACAATAATTTCCCCATCAAGCGCTGATGTGGC
Above is a window of Methanogenium organophilum DNA encoding:
- the cobT gene encoding nicotinate mononucleotide-dependent phosphoribosyltransferase CobT, coding for MMSIISEKPDLAFSRPMMGIVLGNTKISTVPGISAAGPTPELTLATSALDGEIIVNGKITSAPVVPVSPTGCATPATLTRAMAELCGLQPFVVNAGLAFPPTYPAIDVYGACGGDPREGDAVPDAEALYLRGKTLGTFLGEHSDFLLLGESVPGGTTTALCVLRALGYTANVSSSHVAHPTSVKEEICAAVTSRIETENITEPIAVVRAAGDPMMAVCAGIAATYPGTLVYAGGTQMLAVAAVVKALGHIPPKLATTVYVRDDENATFEKTAAEIGTTAWFVDPDFGNIGHPGLARYCAGEVKEGAGAGGALWLASMMGHPKAAIWEKIREFMKDYS